Proteins encoded together in one Rossellomorea sp. y25 window:
- a CDS encoding Fur-regulated basic protein FbpA — MISTVPYGLLRRGIEAKMDFYKSELIKLDYFKTPCGKQLYELTLSELEQVYENEKARRRAL, encoded by the coding sequence ATGATTTCAACTGTACCATATGGACTGCTGAGAAGAGGAATTGAAGCCAAGATGGACTTTTACAAAAGTGAGCTAATCAAATTGGATTACTTTAAAACACCATGCGGCAAACAACTATATGAATTGACTTTAAGTGAGTTGGAGCAAGTATATGAGAATGAGAAGGCGAGGAGGAGAGCGTTATGA
- a CDS encoding terminase TerL endonuclease subunit, which yields MIERGINYAEIFARKVRKSPKKYPDTIKQMVDRYFRWKKRKDLWFDVDRANEMMDWVETFVRHTKGDLAGQPFILEEWEKFAYSWIYGWVHKNEKGKVVRVTRECYIQVPKKNGKTLIAVGALGYSMFGEGVLSADCYCCASDFNQAQYAAKPFAATIMNHDALMNASHIYKGPKGTVSSVTYDYIHDGLAYSNQFIVMSKNIDSIEGSNPHFVLNDELHKQENMDQYDNFKSAQVARDEPIMFNISTAGKGSSSVGMRVYREAKEVLKNDDNDSNFVMVYEPNKGYEWTDRKVWAMVNPNISISVTMSALESEFITANRSAHKKAEFLSKHLNVFVNGADNFFEQDQVEHILVDDLGDLQGETCYLGLDLSKTTDLTCVNLNFPTHDEEGRSILKVKQMYFIPNADIESREKEDNVPYTDLVERGFVQFCDGKMIDQDQVMDYISECMDLYDVQQLNYDPAMSQKLIEKCENLGLECIVVNQYPNVMNAMIDDAERLIYEKRIMTDNPLFIYCALNLVVVTNINGMKGPSKRQSKKKIDGFVAFLVAHKETMMLMDDIDQDGMDELISEIYR from the coding sequence ATGATTGAACGCGGGATAAATTATGCAGAAATATTTGCAAGGAAAGTAAGGAAGAGCCCAAAGAAATATCCTGACACAATTAAGCAGATGGTGGATCGTTATTTCAGGTGGAAGAAGCGGAAAGACCTTTGGTTTGATGTGGACCGTGCCAATGAAATGATGGACTGGGTAGAAACATTCGTCCGGCACACAAAAGGTGATCTTGCCGGCCAGCCTTTTATTTTGGAAGAATGGGAGAAATTCGCTTATTCGTGGATATATGGCTGGGTTCATAAGAACGAGAAAGGAAAAGTGGTCCGGGTGACCCGGGAATGTTATATCCAGGTGCCAAAGAAAAACGGTAAAACGTTGATTGCGGTAGGTGCCCTGGGCTATTCAATGTTCGGTGAAGGAGTACTCAGTGCGGATTGCTACTGTTGTGCAAGTGATTTTAACCAGGCGCAATATGCTGCAAAGCCATTTGCTGCCACGATCATGAACCACGATGCATTGATGAACGCTTCCCACATATACAAGGGTCCAAAAGGTACCGTTTCATCCGTGACCTATGACTACATTCACGATGGTCTGGCATATTCTAACCAATTCATCGTAATGAGTAAGAATATTGACTCCATTGAAGGTTCCAATCCACATTTTGTACTCAATGACGAGTTGCACAAACAGGAGAACATGGATCAATACGACAACTTCAAGTCAGCCCAGGTTGCCCGGGACGAGCCGATCATGTTCAATATCAGTACAGCTGGTAAAGGTTCATCAAGTGTGGGTATGCGTGTCTACCGGGAGGCTAAGGAAGTCCTGAAGAATGACGATAACGATTCAAACTTCGTCATGGTTTATGAGCCTAACAAAGGATATGAGTGGACAGACAGGAAAGTATGGGCGATGGTCAACCCGAATATAAGTATCTCGGTAACAATGAGCGCACTTGAATCGGAATTCATTACGGCTAACCGGTCGGCCCACAAGAAAGCGGAATTCCTTTCTAAGCACTTGAATGTATTCGTCAACGGTGCAGACAATTTTTTTGAGCAGGACCAGGTGGAACATATCCTTGTGGATGACCTGGGGGACCTGCAGGGGGAAACGTGTTATCTCGGACTGGACTTATCCAAGACCACCGACTTAACCTGTGTGAATTTGAATTTCCCTACACACGATGAGGAAGGACGGTCCATTCTTAAGGTCAAACAAATGTACTTCATCCCTAATGCAGATATCGAATCCAGGGAGAAGGAAGACAATGTGCCATATACCGATTTGGTTGAGCGTGGATTTGTTCAATTCTGTGATGGGAAGATGATAGATCAGGACCAAGTCATGGATTATATTTCTGAATGCATGGATCTGTACGATGTGCAGCAGTTAAATTATGACCCGGCCATGTCTCAGAAGCTTATTGAGAAGTGTGAGAACTTGGGACTTGAATGTATTGTGGTCAATCAATATCCGAATGTCATGAATGCTATGATTGATGATGCAGAAAGATTGATTTATGAAAAGAGAATAATGACCGACAATCCATTGTTTATCTACTGTGCTCTTAATCTGGTAGTAGTGACAAACATAAATGGAATGAAGGGTCCCTCAAAGCGACAGTCCAAAAAGAAAATTGATGGATTTGTGGCTTTTTTAGTTGCTCACAAAGAGACGATGATGCTGATGGATGATATTGATCAGGATGGAATGGATGAATTGATTAGTGAAATTTATAGATAA
- a CDS encoding AAA family ATPase, giving the protein MQIAFKTLALENFKNHKSVTVNFGEVTNIQGRNGAGKSSIGDAISWVLFGTDISGSKLDPRPIDSGAGTEAKVELIVCISGKDVLFGRTQKKTAKYFINEVPKKATEFNEFLEGQFDKNLFLSLFNPGHFFTQHWQDQRGQLLQYVSEPLNKEVLAELSKVDRDRLEEPLKKHSLEDLDKLHREKVRSNDKAYERAAERVVTLEEQMSKQSNKGDDVKHFKKEIELLHKKRTEIDEENAKVQKSIIERNRLEGQIDNLTSQVANQKALVQGIKDETVKELCSTCGQPLDESAIQKVKEDRVKRFNREVAKGQDLVKKVNELKGKLAELPDPGEINRAELNDIEDKLMQLQMAIRDSEQSANLESDHKGSLDKKEALRKELVTSKAIVDAIKEFKSKRSELMVSKVDELFTTISVKLYETLKNGEERATFEIEMDGKPYSKLSTAEKIRAGLELIEVLSKQSKVIAPTFVDNAESILNFTAPAGQLIVARVKDEDLNIKTVETEGDK; this is encoded by the coding sequence ATGCAAATCGCTTTTAAAACACTAGCGCTTGAAAATTTTAAAAATCATAAATCAGTCACAGTAAATTTTGGTGAAGTTACTAATATCCAAGGCCGTAATGGTGCAGGGAAGTCCTCAATCGGAGACGCAATCTCCTGGGTACTATTCGGGACGGATATTTCAGGAAGCAAGCTGGATCCCCGGCCAATTGATTCAGGGGCAGGGACCGAGGCGAAAGTAGAGTTAATTGTGTGTATCAGTGGCAAGGATGTATTGTTCGGTCGGACTCAGAAAAAAACGGCTAAGTATTTCATCAACGAGGTTCCTAAAAAAGCAACTGAGTTCAATGAGTTTTTAGAAGGTCAATTTGACAAAAACCTTTTCTTATCTCTGTTCAATCCTGGTCACTTTTTCACTCAGCATTGGCAGGATCAAAGGGGGCAATTACTGCAGTATGTGAGTGAGCCTTTGAATAAAGAAGTACTTGCTGAATTGTCGAAGGTTGACAGGGACCGACTTGAAGAACCTTTGAAGAAACATTCACTTGAAGATTTGGATAAACTTCATCGTGAAAAAGTGCGGTCCAATGATAAAGCATATGAAAGAGCAGCTGAGCGTGTTGTAACTCTTGAAGAACAAATGTCAAAGCAAAGTAATAAAGGAGACGATGTTAAACACTTCAAGAAAGAGATTGAGCTTCTACATAAGAAGCGCACTGAAATCGATGAAGAGAATGCAAAGGTCCAGAAGAGCATTATTGAGCGTAATCGCCTAGAGGGACAGATTGATAATTTGACTTCTCAGGTGGCTAATCAAAAGGCTCTAGTCCAGGGCATTAAAGATGAAACAGTCAAGGAGTTATGTTCCACTTGCGGCCAACCTTTGGACGAGTCGGCCATTCAGAAAGTAAAGGAAGACAGGGTGAAGAGATTCAACAGAGAGGTGGCAAAAGGACAAGATCTTGTTAAAAAGGTGAATGAGTTGAAAGGAAAGCTTGCTGAGCTACCGGATCCAGGTGAAATTAACCGTGCTGAGTTAAATGACATTGAAGATAAACTGATGCAGCTACAAATGGCAATCAGGGATTCAGAGCAATCAGCGAACTTGGAATCCGATCACAAGGGTTCACTGGATAAGAAGGAAGCCCTTCGGAAGGAATTGGTCACATCAAAGGCCATTGTGGACGCTATCAAAGAATTCAAGTCCAAGCGATCTGAACTAATGGTCAGCAAGGTTGATGAACTATTCACCACAATCTCGGTCAAACTCTATGAAACTCTCAAGAATGGTGAAGAGAGAGCGACATTCGAAATTGAGATGGATGGTAAGCCTTACAGCAAGCTTTCAACGGCTGAGAAGATAAGAGCCGGATTGGAACTAATTGAGGTGCTGAGCAAACAGTCTAAGGTAATTGCACCGACATTTGTGGATAACGCTGAGTCGATTTTGAACTTTACCGCGCCGGCTGGTCAGCTGATTGTGGCCAGGGTTAAGGATGAGGATCTAAATATAAAAACTGTAGAAACAGAAGGTGATAAATAA
- the dnaB gene encoding replicative DNA helicase, whose amino-acid sequence MNQLVEEPQIVNVEAEQSVIGSVLLEGDLIKDCVLQSYHFHIIENKRIFWAMKKLDEKGKPIDIVTLVELVEKSMDKVGGVSYMMQLAESVPTTRNFKFYESLVLENWRKRKSLQLANDFKKQLLEEDPHEAIQTVISELMKMEEAEAADDDGGIREELYQLYDQLSTQTDEMTGIQTGFDDLNKLTGGLQESDLIIIGARPSMGKTAFALNVAYNAAEQGDIPCIFSLEMPKKQLLKRLISIAGNIDAQKMKNASEDFTDHDWNKLSQALGILNNLDLNIFDKPSVTVNYIWSKVRKVKRENPGKKLLVMIDYLQLIMGNASYKGNRLQEISDISRTLKAMARELDVNVVALSQLSRGVEQRQDKRPMMSDLRESGQIEQDADVIGFLYRDEYYYKDSELKGITELIVSKHRNGPTGTVKLGFIKEYGKFINLVRQEELNFM is encoded by the coding sequence ATGAATCAGCTAGTTGAAGAACCTCAGATCGTAAACGTAGAGGCTGAGCAATCTGTTATCGGATCCGTTCTTCTCGAAGGTGACTTGATAAAAGATTGTGTACTGCAGTCATATCATTTCCACATCATTGAGAACAAACGAATCTTCTGGGCCATGAAGAAGCTCGATGAAAAAGGAAAGCCAATCGATATCGTGACCCTTGTTGAGCTAGTTGAAAAGAGCATGGATAAAGTCGGTGGAGTTTCATACATGATGCAGCTAGCCGAGTCAGTGCCGACTACTCGAAACTTCAAATTCTATGAATCTCTTGTCCTTGAAAATTGGAGGAAAAGAAAGTCCTTGCAACTGGCCAATGATTTTAAAAAACAACTTCTTGAAGAGGATCCGCACGAAGCTATCCAGACAGTGATCAGCGAATTGATGAAGATGGAGGAAGCAGAGGCAGCAGATGATGATGGAGGCATAAGAGAAGAACTTTATCAGCTATATGACCAGCTAAGTACTCAGACTGATGAAATGACAGGCATACAAACTGGCTTCGATGATCTGAATAAGCTAACCGGCGGACTTCAGGAAAGTGACCTTATCATCATAGGGGCACGGCCATCGATGGGGAAGACAGCCTTTGCACTCAATGTAGCTTACAATGCTGCTGAACAAGGTGACATCCCATGCATATTCTCCTTGGAGATGCCTAAGAAGCAGCTACTGAAGCGATTAATATCGATTGCTGGCAACATAGACGCTCAGAAGATGAAAAACGCAAGCGAAGATTTTACCGATCACGACTGGAATAAGTTATCACAAGCACTTGGAATCCTAAACAACCTTGATTTAAATATCTTTGATAAGCCAAGTGTCACAGTGAACTATATATGGTCAAAAGTCCGGAAGGTAAAACGTGAGAACCCAGGCAAGAAGCTCTTAGTTATGATTGACTACCTTCAGCTGATCATGGGGAACGCGAGTTACAAAGGAAACCGGCTGCAGGAGATAAGTGATATAAGCAGGACCCTTAAGGCAATGGCGAGAGAGCTTGACGTGAATGTTGTGGCTCTCTCTCAGCTTTCCAGGGGAGTAGAACAAAGACAGGATAAGCGTCCGATGATGTCCGATCTGAGGGAATCGGGACAAATTGAGCAGGATGCAGATGTCATAGGGTTCCTGTACCGAGATGAATATTATTACAAGGATTCAGAGCTCAAAGGAATAACCGAACTGATTGTCAGTAAGCACCGAAATGGGCCAACTGGAACCGTAAAGCTGGGATTCATTAAAGAATACGGAAAATTCATTAACCTGGTCAGGCAGGAAGAACTGAACTTTATGTAA
- a CDS encoding RecT family recombinase, producing MSKNQLSAINTQEFENVFTQKELEVVVNSIAKGATNEELALFIQICKQNNLNPFKNHIYFIKYGNQMSIQVSVEGIQYLAQQREDYKGVTVQLVHENDDFEIGVDPETQELKIEKHTIKIPRGKVAASYAIAKREGYPDKVVVIEADEVEHLRTKSGSQWKTYYNDMFKKHALKRALKLQFGIDVDDATGAQEDSVDPYQPRERKDITPDSFDEPGPGEMVDEEDQLKEAWDGINQKVKQSSLDKKIVTDLVKENFNKKPADLTLSQVTGLSKLVDLRINEASKKAEAIEMEFDFKEGQLD from the coding sequence GTGAGTAAAAATCAATTATCCGCAATTAACACTCAAGAATTCGAGAATGTGTTCACCCAAAAAGAATTAGAGGTCGTTGTCAACTCGATTGCCAAGGGAGCCACTAACGAGGAGTTGGCACTGTTCATTCAAATCTGTAAGCAGAACAACCTGAATCCATTCAAAAACCATATCTACTTCATCAAGTACGGTAATCAAATGAGCATCCAGGTATCGGTAGAGGGAATTCAGTATCTTGCCCAGCAGCGTGAAGATTATAAAGGGGTAACGGTTCAACTGGTTCATGAAAACGATGACTTTGAAATCGGTGTGGATCCGGAGACACAGGAGCTAAAGATTGAAAAGCACACAATCAAAATCCCTCGGGGCAAGGTGGCCGCCTCATATGCAATCGCCAAACGTGAAGGGTACCCGGACAAGGTAGTAGTCATTGAGGCTGATGAGGTTGAGCATCTACGAACAAAGTCAGGGTCCCAGTGGAAGACTTACTACAATGACATGTTTAAAAAGCACGCTCTGAAACGTGCATTAAAGCTTCAATTCGGAATCGATGTGGATGATGCCACGGGCGCCCAGGAGGATTCCGTTGATCCTTACCAGCCTAGAGAAAGAAAAGATATCACTCCTGATTCTTTCGATGAGCCAGGACCCGGGGAAATGGTTGATGAAGAAGACCAACTGAAAGAAGCTTGGGATGGAATTAATCAAAAGGTTAAACAATCATCGCTTGATAAAAAGATTGTCACTGATCTGGTTAAAGAGAACTTCAACAAGAAGCCTGCAGATTTGACTCTAAGCCAGGTGACCGGTCTTTCCAAGCTTGTTGACCTGAGAATCAATGAAGCTAGTAAAAAAGCAGAAGCAATCGAAATGGAATTCGACTTCAAAGAAGGTCAACTGGACTGA
- a CDS encoding SLATT domain-containing protein, whose amino-acid sequence MNEEVELNKTEKEFKALKRRMKTTRQSRIEASKRLRKNHSYFEKIIHFYSLIILILSVWFLNQSGEEGVFATKILLVLSLSLTYFTMFLNLRNYKERAGDFETNYQHLDVLNNKFDRFESSDEQLDAEKLKEFQREYERLIIGKENHLNIDYYVSTEDNRKKFKKEVWVYRIKEGLIKSVLAIYPIVLLIIIYFFDKVISKIHF is encoded by the coding sequence ATGAATGAAGAAGTCGAGTTAAATAAAACCGAAAAAGAATTTAAAGCTTTAAAAAGGAGAATGAAAACAACCAGACAATCGAGAATAGAAGCATCAAAAAGATTGAGGAAGAATCACAGTTACTTTGAAAAGATAATACATTTTTACTCATTAATTATATTAATTCTATCAGTATGGTTCTTAAACCAATCGGGCGAAGAAGGAGTTTTTGCAACTAAGATACTTCTTGTCCTTTCATTGTCCTTGACATACTTTACAATGTTTTTAAATTTAAGGAATTACAAAGAACGGGCAGGTGATTTTGAAACTAACTATCAACACTTAGATGTTCTTAATAATAAGTTTGATCGATTTGAGTCCAGCGATGAACAATTAGATGCAGAAAAGTTGAAAGAGTTTCAAAGAGAGTATGAAAGGCTGATTATTGGGAAAGAGAATCATTTAAACATCGATTATTATGTATCAACTGAGGATAATAGAAAAAAATTCAAAAAGGAGGTTTGGGTTTATCGAATTAAAGAAGGCTTAATAAAATCTGTTCTAGCTATTTATCCTATTGTTTTATTAATAATCATATACTTTTTCGATAAAGTAATTAGCAAAATTCATTTTTAA
- a CDS encoding DnaD domain protein yields the protein MHRKLLQSDIFQNEKLLKIFMYCLLKASHTDYKQLVGMKVINLKPGQFVFGRSRAASELNMKESTVWKYMKLLEDLGSISMDSNNKFTVVTVDKWGNYQAHDVEEEQQNNNKRTTKEQQNNTNKNLKNLKNSSSSGSSQNDVIDFYHQNLQVGVSSSTYVYELIDHWIKDLNSDLVLAAMKLSAKKEKKGFDYTEGILKKWVNAGVQTIEDARKFEQSFKNTGRKGTKKRPSKEDFDLSE from the coding sequence GTGCATCGTAAATTACTGCAGAGTGACATATTTCAGAACGAGAAGCTTTTAAAAATTTTCATGTATTGCCTTTTGAAAGCATCTCACACCGATTATAAACAGTTAGTTGGAATGAAAGTTATTAACTTGAAGCCTGGTCAATTCGTATTTGGGAGAAGCAGAGCGGCATCTGAATTGAACATGAAGGAATCAACAGTTTGGAAGTACATGAAGCTTCTTGAAGACCTCGGTTCCATATCGATGGACAGTAACAACAAATTCACCGTCGTAACCGTTGATAAATGGGGAAATTACCAGGCTCATGATGTCGAAGAGGAACAACAGAATAACAACAAAAGAACAACAAAAGAACAACAAAATAACACAAACAAGAACTTAAAGAATTTAAAGAACTCTAGTAGTAGTGGTAGTAGTCAAAATGATGTGATTGATTTCTACCATCAAAACCTCCAAGTCGGAGTATCATCTTCCACCTATGTGTACGAATTGATTGATCACTGGATAAAGGATCTTAACTCAGATTTGGTTTTGGCAGCCATGAAACTATCAGCTAAGAAAGAGAAGAAAGGTTTTGATTACACAGAAGGCATCTTGAAGAAGTGGGTTAATGCAGGAGTACAAACAATAGAAGATGCAAGGAAGTTCGAACAATCATTTAAGAACACTGGTCGTAAAGGAACGAAAAAAAGACCAAGCAAGGAGGATTTCGATCTAAGTGAATAA
- a CDS encoding phage portal protein yields MGLRDRFTNYLYNQLEKRGWFEDIYSNTIRYGGRYVNDDNILESSDVYELLQDISNQMMLAEIVVEDRDGNEIKNHSVLKSLKNPNNYLTGSEFIKLMTNTYLLQGEVFPVLDGNRLHLASNVYTEIDEHLIEHFKIGGEEIPSFMIRHVKNIGTSHLQGVGLLHLGKNTLEGVMSAEKVLTDKYSKGGLLAFLLKLDAHINPQNAAQSKLIKAILDQLEAIDESRSVKMIPLGKGYSIESMKSPIEDEKILAYLNVYKKDLGKFLGINVDTYTALTKSDLEKAMMYLHNKAVRPIMKNFEDHLSLLFFGRDSDNRIKFKINILDFVPYSTKTNIGYNIVRTGITAPDNVADMLGFPKQNTPETQAVYISNDLSKIGEKKATDDSLKGGDESDKEEGNADR; encoded by the coding sequence TTGGGATTAAGAGATCGATTCACAAATTATCTTTACAATCAATTAGAGAAGCGCGGCTGGTTCGAAGACATTTATTCCAATACAATCCGATATGGAGGCAGGTACGTCAATGATGACAATATCCTTGAATCCAGTGATGTGTATGAGCTCTTGCAGGATATTAGCAATCAGATGATGCTGGCTGAGATTGTAGTGGAGGATAGGGATGGGAATGAAATAAAAAACCATTCAGTCCTTAAATCCTTGAAGAATCCAAATAATTATTTAACCGGCTCAGAATTCATAAAACTGATGACTAATACTTATCTTCTTCAAGGTGAAGTCTTCCCGGTGCTTGACGGCAACCGGCTACACTTAGCATCAAATGTTTATACAGAGATCGATGAACATCTGATAGAGCATTTCAAAATTGGCGGGGAAGAGATTCCTTCCTTCATGATCCGGCATGTCAAGAACATAGGCACTAGCCATTTGCAGGGTGTGGGATTGCTCCATTTAGGCAAGAACACTTTAGAGGGTGTCATGAGTGCTGAGAAGGTCCTGACAGACAAATACTCTAAAGGTGGGCTACTGGCTTTCCTTTTGAAGTTAGATGCTCACATCAACCCACAGAATGCTGCACAATCTAAATTGATTAAAGCAATCCTCGATCAGCTGGAAGCGATAGATGAATCTCGATCAGTGAAAATGATCCCTCTTGGTAAGGGGTATTCAATTGAAAGTATGAAAAGTCCTATTGAGGATGAGAAGATTTTAGCGTACTTGAATGTATACAAGAAAGACTTGGGCAAGTTCTTAGGGATAAATGTGGACACTTACACGGCATTGACAAAATCTGATCTTGAAAAAGCAATGATGTACCTTCATAACAAAGCGGTTCGTCCAATAATGAAAAACTTCGAAGACCATTTGAGTCTTCTTTTTTTTGGTCGCGATTCAGACAACCGTATCAAGTTCAAGATTAATATCCTGGACTTTGTTCCTTACAGCACCAAAACAAATATCGGTTATAACATTGTTCGGACTGGGATCACGGCACCGGACAACGTTGCTGACATGCTTGGGTTCCCTAAGCAAAACACACCTGAGACGCAGGCTGTCTATATCTCTAACGACTTATCGAAAATCGGCGAGAAGAAAGCTACTGATGATTCACTGAAGGGAGGTGATGAAAGTGACAAAGAAGAAGGAAACGCGGATCGTTGA
- a CDS encoding HK97 family phage prohead protease, translating to MTKKKETRIVDITNLQTRDGTGNEPVVISGYAAVFNSKTSIGDFFEEVITPGAFARTISENGDIRALFNHNWDHVLGRTKNGTLKVEEDTRGLKFEVELPNTSLARDLAESMKRGDINQCSFGFWATGEAWDYSVEPAVRTLNEVELYEISVVSIPAYEDTEVSLRSKEIDEQVEKRIKILNQIKGVLENE from the coding sequence GTGACAAAGAAGAAGGAAACGCGGATCGTTGACATCACCAACCTTCAGACCCGGGACGGCACCGGCAATGAACCTGTGGTCATAAGTGGGTATGCTGCAGTTTTTAATTCGAAGACATCGATCGGAGACTTTTTTGAAGAAGTAATTACACCTGGTGCCTTTGCCCGAACAATTTCTGAAAATGGAGACATAAGGGCCTTATTTAATCATAACTGGGATCATGTGTTGGGGCGGACTAAAAACGGGACCTTGAAGGTAGAGGAAGACACCCGTGGTCTTAAGTTTGAGGTGGAGCTGCCGAACACATCGCTTGCTCGTGACTTAGCTGAGTCTATGAAACGTGGCGATATCAATCAATGTTCATTTGGATTTTGGGCAACCGGTGAAGCATGGGATTACTCAGTAGAGCCTGCCGTCCGGACCTTGAATGAGGTTGAACTCTACGAGATATCGGTGGTGTCAATACCCGCATACGAGGACACTGAGGTGTCTTTGAGAAGTAAAGAAATAGATGAACAGGTAGAGAAAAGAATAAAAATCTTAAATCAAATAAAGGGAGTTTTGGAGAATGAATAA
- a CDS encoding helix-turn-helix transcriptional regulator, whose product MLKITLKAARVNSNLNLVEAAEKFGINKDTLWKYERDSTNVPRTFFIQIEDVYGIPVDNIFFGDVSEFFRNKSTA is encoded by the coding sequence TTGTTAAAGATTACCTTGAAAGCAGCAAGAGTCAACTCCAATTTGAATTTAGTGGAAGCGGCAGAAAAGTTTGGGATCAACAAAGACACACTTTGGAAGTACGAAAGAGACTCCACTAACGTTCCAAGAACTTTCTTTATCCAAATTGAAGATGTTTATGGCATTCCGGTAGATAATATTTTTTTTGGCGATGTGTCCGAGTTTTTTCGGAATAAAAGTACCGCATAA
- a CDS encoding ArpU family phage packaging/lysis transcriptional regulator translates to MLGKQLFMLPEIDREKTKAAVESALEKYRFFLLTVPEDKLPKVTATYSLVPPSFSNEFHSSTEQAAIGRIELDIARDKHIEWVLRAVNRLSKMEREIIYKRYLEDEEIFDYELYNEIGMSERRYYRLKARIFYKLAFILRIEVYKLSKHP, encoded by the coding sequence ATGTTGGGAAAACAATTGTTTATGCTTCCTGAGATCGACAGAGAGAAAACAAAGGCAGCTGTTGAATCAGCATTAGAAAAATATCGATTCTTTTTACTTACTGTTCCAGAAGACAAGCTTCCTAAGGTTACTGCAACCTATTCACTCGTTCCTCCATCATTTTCGAATGAGTTTCATTCATCGACAGAGCAGGCTGCTATAGGTCGTATAGAATTAGATATAGCTAGGGATAAACATATCGAATGGGTCCTAAGGGCAGTAAATCGACTTAGTAAAATGGAGAGAGAAATCATTTATAAGCGTTACCTGGAGGATGAAGAGATCTTCGATTATGAGTTATATAACGAAATTGGAATGAGTGAAAGAAGGTATTACCGATTAAAGGCTAGAATATTTTATAAGCTGGCTTTTATATTAAGAATAGAAGTATATAAACTAAGTAAGCATCCTTAG
- a CDS encoding P27 family phage terminase small subunit produces the protein MSTRKQREKMVAEKTESEKQRILKIMRDAEIYTLTLDPLIESYLDIFEVYMTMYIQWKEKGFPATQRHTNKAGATNNSKHPLAQQVETWADKKTKALDLLGLTNKSKPGKIVTGGSSVRKDEEMKKPEPVEDELSAHRKKWRNSK, from the coding sequence ATGTCTACAAGAAAACAGCGTGAAAAAATGGTTGCTGAAAAAACGGAGTCGGAGAAACAAAGGATTCTGAAAATCATGAGAGACGCTGAAATTTACACCCTTACACTCGATCCGTTGATTGAATCTTACTTGGATATCTTTGAGGTGTATATGACCATGTACATCCAGTGGAAGGAGAAGGGCTTCCCGGCCACCCAACGTCACACCAACAAAGCCGGGGCCACCAATAACTCCAAACATCCTCTTGCGCAGCAGGTCGAAACATGGGCCGACAAGAAGACGAAAGCACTGGATTTACTGGGGCTCACCAATAAGTCGAAGCCAGGTAAGATTGTAACCGGAGGATCATCAGTCAGAAAAGATGAAGAAATGAAAAAGCCGGAGCCGGTGGAGGATGAACTGTCGGCTCATAGGAAAAAGTGGCGGAATTCAAAATGA
- a CDS encoding HNH endonuclease — translation MKYCDFNGCGNKLDRGYYCEDHKRSSKSVLRKRKKRDIYHHDNKQFYNSKPWKNMRSLVYQRERGCCQKCGRFIFGRQAHVHHEIPIKDDPTLKLDENNLKLLCPKCHTEEENKDDKGKIFPSYFG, via the coding sequence ATGAAGTACTGTGATTTCAATGGCTGCGGAAATAAATTAGACCGCGGTTATTACTGTGAAGACCACAAAAGGTCCAGTAAATCGGTCCTTAGGAAACGTAAGAAGAGGGACATATACCACCATGATAACAAGCAGTTCTATAATTCGAAGCCTTGGAAAAACATGAGGTCACTTGTTTATCAAAGAGAACGAGGCTGTTGTCAAAAGTGTGGACGGTTCATATTCGGCAGGCAAGCTCATGTTCATCATGAGATACCAATCAAAGACGATCCAACATTAAAGCTTGATGAAAACAATTTGAAATTATTATGTCCGAAGTGTCACACCGAAGAAGAGAACAAAGATGACAAAGGAAAAATATTTCCGAGTTATTTTGGATAA